The following proteins are encoded in a genomic region of Planococcus lenghuensis:
- a CDS encoding Asp23/Gls24 family envelope stress response protein, translating to MSVEISNDYGKIDISNDVITQIAGGAAVECYGIVGMATKNQIRDGLTDILRKENFAKGVIVRQEADNLIIDMYVIVSYGTKISEVAYQVQSTVKYTIQKLLGLPIKAVNIHVQGVRVTNP from the coding sequence ATGTCGGTTGAAATCAGCAACGATTACGGAAAAATTGATATTTCCAATGACGTCATCACCCAAATAGCAGGCGGGGCTGCTGTGGAATGCTATGGCATTGTCGGCATGGCGACGAAAAATCAGATCCGGGATGGTCTGACAGATATCCTGCGCAAAGAGAATTTTGCTAAAGGTGTCATTGTCCGGCAGGAAGCGGATAACCTCATCATTGATATGTACGTTATTGTCAGCTACGGCACAAAAATCTCCGAAGTGGCATATCAAGTTCAGTCAACAGTAAAATATACCATTCAGAAACTGCTCGGCCTGCCAATCAAGGCAGTAAATATTCATGTCCAGGGTGTCCGTGTGACGAACCCATAA
- the rpmB gene encoding 50S ribosomal protein L28 — protein MAKECVVTGRKARSGNNRSHAMNANKRTFGANLQKVRILVDGKPKRVWVSARALKSGKVQRV, from the coding sequence ATGGCTAAAGAATGTGTAGTTACTGGCCGTAAAGCCCGCTCCGGAAACAACCGCTCTCACGCGATGAATGCGAACAAACGTACATTCGGCGCTAACCTGCAGAAAGTCCGCATCCTTGTGGACGGCAAGCCGAAGCGTGTGTGGGTTTCTGCGAGAGCATTGAAATCAGGCAAAGTCCAGCGCGTATAA
- a CDS encoding thiamine diphosphokinase: MIAVIVGGGPAEELPDLTQWPTGRFIGADVGAAILLKQGISLEAAVGDFDSISVEDYAALEKAVQHLERLPAEKDETDMELALNLAVAWNPERIVVTGVTGGRLDHFISALHAVFACQLANPGIEAMIADRNNRIRFLAPGIHTMTGDPNYRYVSLYPFQSEITGLTLKGFKYEVTDERIPFGSTRFTSNELAGEGEVSIGTGNCLIIESRDADKKMPG; encoded by the coding sequence GTGATTGCTGTCATTGTGGGCGGAGGTCCTGCTGAAGAGCTTCCGGATCTTACCCAATGGCCGACTGGCCGGTTCATCGGTGCAGATGTCGGCGCGGCCATCCTGCTGAAGCAGGGGATTTCTCTTGAAGCAGCTGTTGGTGATTTCGATTCGATTTCAGTTGAAGATTATGCAGCGCTGGAAAAGGCTGTTCAACATCTGGAAAGACTTCCAGCCGAAAAAGATGAGACGGATATGGAGTTGGCACTGAACCTGGCAGTTGCCTGGAACCCTGAACGAATTGTCGTTACAGGTGTAACCGGCGGCCGGCTGGATCATTTTATCAGTGCGCTTCATGCGGTGTTCGCATGCCAGCTTGCAAATCCTGGAATCGAGGCGATGATTGCGGACAGAAATAACCGGATTCGTTTTCTTGCTCCTGGCATACATACGATGACAGGTGATCCAAACTACCGGTATGTCTCCCTGTACCCGTTTCAGTCGGAAATCACCGGGCTGACATTAAAAGGATTCAAGTACGAGGTTACGGATGAGCGGATTCCGTTTGGCTCTACACGATTCACGAGCAATGAACTTGCCGGAGAAGGCGAAGTTTCAATCGGGACGGGGAACTGTCTGATCATTGAATCCCGGGACGCAGATAAAAAAATGCCAGGCTGA
- the rpe gene encoding ribulose-phosphate 3-epimerase, giving the protein MIKLAPSILAADFAKLGEEVKEAEQAGADWIHIDVMDGHFVPNISLGPIAVKAVRPLTDLPLDVHLMIENPDRYIRDFTEAGADYITVHAEACPHLHRTIQLIRSEGAKPGVVLNPHTPVSAIQHILEDVDLVLLMTVNPGFGGQTFIPSVLSKVRELKTMIDERNLKVEIQIDGGINEQTIGPCVEAGAGVFVAGSAIFGKKDRRAALQAIKQAGEEARQ; this is encoded by the coding sequence ATGATTAAATTAGCACCGTCGATTTTAGCGGCGGATTTTGCAAAGCTGGGGGAAGAAGTGAAAGAGGCCGAACAGGCAGGGGCGGATTGGATCCATATTGATGTGATGGACGGCCATTTTGTTCCGAACATTTCACTTGGCCCAATTGCCGTCAAAGCCGTACGTCCACTGACTGACCTGCCCCTGGATGTTCACCTGATGATTGAAAACCCTGATCGCTATATCCGGGACTTCACAGAGGCGGGAGCAGATTATATCACCGTCCATGCAGAAGCATGTCCTCATCTTCACCGGACCATCCAATTGATCCGTTCGGAAGGTGCAAAGCCGGGAGTCGTGCTGAATCCCCATACGCCTGTCAGCGCAATCCAGCATATTTTGGAAGATGTGGATCTAGTGCTGCTCATGACCGTCAACCCGGGATTCGGCGGCCAGACTTTCATTCCCTCGGTACTGTCAAAAGTCCGGGAACTGAAAACCATGATCGATGAACGGAACCTGAAAGTTGAAATTCAAATCGACGGCGGCATCAATGAGCAGACCATTGGGCCATGTGTTGAAGCGGGAGCAGGAGTTTTTGTCGCTGGCTCTGCAATCTTCGGAAAAAAAGATCGCCGGGCAGCGCTCCAGGCGATCAAACAGGCGGGGGAGGAAGCCCGTCAGTGA
- the rsgA gene encoding ribosome small subunit-dependent GTPase A, with amino-acid sequence MPQGQIRKALSGFYYVKDGEKVIQCRGRGIFRNRQISPLVGDFVDYEADNDKEGTITHIHERKNELVRPPIANIDQAILVFSAKEPDFHPLLLDKFLVVIESFDITPVIILTKMDLPSSDEKTTLSRFAEDYRNIGYEVFTVRKGDTALAEELLPLLNGKTSVLAGQSGVGKSTLLNTILPELELKTAEISGALNRGKHTTRHVELIEVNGGLLADTPGFSSFDFDHIEKEELSACFPEMAERSPNCKFRECLHTNEPKCAVKAAVKTGEIPDYRYADYVQFLQEITDRKPRY; translated from the coding sequence ATGCCACAAGGGCAGATCAGGAAAGCGCTGAGCGGTTTTTATTACGTAAAAGATGGCGAAAAAGTTATACAATGCCGGGGACGCGGCATTTTCCGCAATCGGCAGATTTCACCGCTGGTCGGTGACTTCGTGGATTACGAAGCGGATAATGATAAAGAAGGCACCATTACACATATTCATGAGCGCAAAAACGAACTTGTCCGTCCGCCCATCGCCAATATCGATCAGGCAATTCTTGTTTTCTCTGCAAAAGAACCGGATTTCCATCCGCTTCTGCTGGATAAGTTCCTGGTGGTCATTGAATCGTTCGATATTACACCGGTCATTATTTTAACGAAGATGGATCTGCCGTCTTCCGATGAAAAAACAACGCTTTCCCGTTTTGCGGAAGACTACCGGAACATCGGGTATGAGGTGTTTACGGTACGAAAAGGAGATACGGCGCTTGCAGAAGAGCTGCTTCCGCTTTTGAACGGGAAAACGAGCGTCCTTGCCGGGCAGTCAGGCGTTGGGAAATCCACGCTTCTCAACACGATTCTGCCGGAGCTCGAACTGAAGACAGCCGAAATTTCCGGTGCGCTGAATCGCGGAAAGCATACAACCCGTCACGTGGAACTGATCGAAGTGAATGGCGGGCTGCTGGCAGATACGCCGGGCTTCAGTTCATTCGATTTTGACCATATTGAAAAAGAAGAGCTGTCTGCCTGCTTTCCGGAAATGGCTGAACGGTCGCCGAACTGTAAGTTCAGGGAGTGCCTGCACACAAATGAACCGAAATGTGCAGTGAAAGCGGCGGTGAAGACTGGAGAGATTCCGGATTACCGCTATGCGGATTACGTGCAGTTTCTTCAGGAAATTACAGATAGAAAGCCGAGGTATTAA
- the pknB gene encoding Stk1 family PASTA domain-containing Ser/Thr kinase translates to MLIGKRLNGRYRIEKAIGGGGMSNVYLGHDIILDRDVAIKILRYDFSNEEELRWRFQREALSASSLTHTNIVNIFDVGEEGDIHFLVMEYVTGQTLKDYIVQQAPIAPEKAVDIMLQLTSALAHAHQNQIVHRDIKPQNILIDRNGRVKVTDFGIAMALTATSYTQTNSVLGTVHYLSPEQARGGTATKKSDIYSLGIVMFELLTGQLPFSGESAVSIALKHLQSDIPSLRSIVPDMPQSLENIVLKATAKDLQYRYGSVEAMEEDLTEALEESRRNEPKFIIPDDSDATRAMPAIRNTSTFVNADETIVLKPTPPAPEEAPPVKKRKKWPWILAGIPVAVLLLGLFLALGFPRLFEEPRIQVPDVTGLEAAAAAEELEAAGFTAGPERQQTSEEVEEGMVIRTVPEAGKERVQETEVELVVSAGRERVEFEDYTGERFEQAAELLRNLGFENVALREEFSAESEGIILNQNIAAGSDVVPGETSVMFTVSKGQDLREVTDLVGFTEEEINDYARSSGFNIRIIGQEYSDSVEPGLVLEQYPAAGTALEAGSMIEVVLSRGPEAAPLKTFIQTVMIPYGEALAPEEPAEGETPETVPQTVQIFIQDRNQTMDAPAEEFTITDDASRRIELEIEEGQIGMYRILRDGEVLVEESIPYAEAE, encoded by the coding sequence ATGCTGATTGGAAAGCGGCTGAACGGCCGTTACCGCATTGAAAAGGCAATTGGCGGCGGAGGAATGTCAAATGTTTATCTAGGCCACGACATTATTCTCGACAGAGACGTAGCGATCAAGATCCTCCGGTATGATTTTTCAAATGAAGAAGAATTGCGGTGGCGGTTTCAGCGGGAAGCATTGTCTGCTTCAAGTCTTACGCATACGAATATTGTTAATATATTCGATGTGGGAGAAGAAGGGGATATTCACTTTCTGGTCATGGAATACGTAACAGGTCAGACTTTGAAAGATTATATTGTTCAGCAGGCACCGATTGCTCCTGAAAAAGCGGTTGATATCATGCTGCAGCTGACATCTGCTTTAGCCCATGCCCATCAGAACCAGATTGTCCACCGGGATATCAAACCGCAGAACATCTTGATCGACCGGAACGGCCGTGTGAAAGTAACGGATTTCGGAATCGCGATGGCATTGACTGCGACGTCCTATACACAGACGAATTCAGTGCTCGGCACGGTCCATTATCTTTCTCCTGAACAGGCGCGGGGCGGCACGGCGACAAAGAAGTCGGATATTTATTCACTTGGTATTGTCATGTTTGAACTGCTGACCGGGCAGCTTCCGTTTTCAGGGGAATCAGCTGTATCGATCGCATTGAAGCATTTACAGTCAGATATTCCCTCGCTCCGTTCGATTGTGCCGGATATGCCTCAGAGTCTGGAAAACATTGTGCTGAAGGCGACAGCGAAAGATTTGCAGTACCGGTACGGATCGGTGGAAGCCATGGAAGAAGATTTGACAGAAGCACTTGAAGAGAGCCGGCGAAATGAGCCTAAGTTCATCATTCCGGATGATTCGGATGCGACGAGAGCCATGCCTGCAATCCGGAATACTTCCACCTTTGTTAATGCAGATGAAACGATTGTATTGAAACCGACTCCGCCTGCGCCGGAGGAAGCACCGCCTGTTAAAAAAAGAAAAAAATGGCCATGGATTCTGGCAGGTATTCCGGTGGCTGTGTTGTTGTTGGGTCTGTTCCTGGCTCTTGGATTTCCCCGGCTGTTTGAAGAACCGAGAATTCAGGTGCCGGATGTTACGGGACTGGAGGCTGCAGCTGCAGCGGAAGAACTGGAAGCTGCCGGATTTACAGCAGGACCGGAACGGCAACAGACTTCCGAAGAAGTCGAGGAAGGCATGGTAATCCGGACAGTACCTGAAGCGGGGAAAGAGCGCGTTCAAGAAACAGAGGTGGAGCTGGTTGTCAGTGCAGGCCGGGAACGCGTGGAATTTGAAGATTATACTGGAGAACGTTTCGAGCAGGCAGCTGAACTTCTCCGGAATCTTGGATTCGAGAATGTGGCTCTTCGGGAAGAGTTTTCCGCAGAATCCGAAGGAATCATTTTAAACCAGAATATCGCAGCCGGCAGTGATGTCGTGCCTGGTGAAACCTCTGTGATGTTTACTGTTAGCAAAGGCCAGGACCTGCGGGAAGTAACCGATCTGGTTGGCTTTACCGAAGAAGAGATCAATGATTATGCCCGTTCATCCGGCTTCAACATCCGGATTATCGGGCAGGAATATTCGGATAGTGTAGAACCGGGCCTTGTGCTGGAACAGTACCCGGCAGCTGGAACAGCACTGGAAGCAGGTAGCATGATAGAAGTTGTGCTGTCCCGGGGACCGGAAGCGGCGCCTTTAAAAACATTTATCCAGACAGTGATGATTCCTTACGGAGAAGCACTGGCGCCTGAAGAGCCGGCTGAGGGGGAAACGCCGGAAACCGTGCCGCAGACTGTGCAGATTTTCATCCAGGATCGGAACCAGACGATGGATGCACCGGCTGAGGAATTTACAATTACGGATGATGCTTCACGCCGGATTGAATTGGAAATTGAAGAAGGGCAAATCGGGATGTACCGGATTCTCCGGGATGGAGAAGTGCTGGTGGAGGAATCGATTCCTTATGCAGAAGCCGAATAA
- a CDS encoding Stp1/IreP family PP2C-type Ser/Thr phosphatase: MFRYTLESDIGRKREVNEDQAAVLRRPDGLFLGIVADGMGGHNAGDLASRMAAEELGRLFMEEEETAFLSAEAKKDWLLQSVKQINRQVYNHALLNPACSGMGTTLLAAIVSRDDCVLCHIGDSRAYVFDGTARQITRDHTYVNLLVDTGELSQAEAEDHPKKHLIIRALGTEPDIEGDLLEVELTASLCLLLCSDGLSNKLSEAEIAAVLHGELPLAEKGNELIRRANELGGEDNISFVLFCADEEVKR; encoded by the coding sequence TTGTTTCGGTATACGCTTGAGAGTGATATAGGAAGAAAAAGAGAAGTGAATGAAGACCAGGCAGCTGTCTTGCGCCGTCCAGATGGTCTGTTTCTGGGAATTGTAGCCGACGGCATGGGCGGACACAATGCCGGCGATCTTGCGAGCCGCATGGCAGCTGAAGAGCTTGGCCGGCTGTTTATGGAAGAAGAAGAGACGGCCTTTTTATCAGCTGAAGCAAAAAAGGACTGGCTGCTCCAGTCTGTCAAGCAGATAAACCGGCAGGTGTATAATCATGCTCTGTTGAATCCGGCATGCAGCGGCATGGGCACCACGCTTCTTGCGGCGATTGTAAGCCGTGATGATTGCGTGCTTTGTCATATCGGTGATAGCCGTGCTTATGTATTCGATGGTACCGCCCGCCAGATCACGCGGGATCATACGTATGTGAATCTGCTCGTAGATACCGGTGAGCTCAGTCAGGCGGAGGCCGAAGATCATCCGAAAAAGCATTTAATCATCCGGGCACTCGGAACGGAACCGGATATTGAAGGAGATCTTCTGGAGGTCGAGCTGACCGCTTCCTTGTGCCTGCTTCTGTGCTCGGACGGGCTCAGCAATAAACTGAGCGAAGCGGAAATAGCAGCTGTGCTCCACGGAGAACTGCCGCTCGCAGAAAAAGGAAATGAACTCATCCGGCGGGCCAATGAACTGGGAGGAGAAGATAATATTTCTTTCGTCCTGTTCTGCGCTGATGAGGAGGTGAAAAGGTAA
- the rsmB gene encoding 16S rRNA (cytosine(967)-C(5))-methyltransferase RsmB, producing the protein MKKLKLKGNVRDAALSILWAVENQQAYSNLLLNDTISNYGLADKDKGLLTEITYGTLQHRMTLDFYLDPYIKKKLEPWVRTLLRLSLYQMVYLDRVPERAAIHEAVEIAKKRGHGGIGSVVNGILRSIQRNGLRSLDEINDPTLRLSIETSHPEWLIRRWIGQYGFDKTKEMAIENNLVPRQTVRVNLAATTTEDAIRALEAEGLSAERSPRIPECLFVSGGQPAKTAAFKSGLITIQDESSMLPVYALQPEPGMTVLDMCAAPGGKATHIAEKMQNTGKLYAMDLHPHKVKLIDEAAARLGHTIIKTEAGDARSSGERFDGIQFDRILLDAPCSGLGVIKRKPDIKYTKSETDFQRLQGVQLDLLNEAVYLLKPQGILVYSTCTVDQEENNGTVARFLETHPNMELIPAALPGSLRADSPVQIFPQDFGGDGFFVAAFQKRER; encoded by the coding sequence ATGAAAAAACTCAAACTGAAAGGCAATGTCCGGGACGCCGCTCTGTCGATACTATGGGCAGTCGAAAACCAGCAGGCCTACAGCAACCTGCTGCTGAATGACACAATCAGCAATTATGGACTTGCCGATAAAGATAAGGGGCTTTTGACTGAAATCACATACGGCACCCTTCAGCATCGGATGACACTTGATTTTTATTTGGATCCGTATATTAAGAAAAAGCTGGAGCCGTGGGTTCGGACGCTTCTCCGGCTGTCATTGTATCAGATGGTGTATTTGGATCGTGTGCCTGAACGGGCTGCGATTCATGAAGCGGTGGAAATTGCAAAAAAACGGGGGCATGGCGGTATCGGATCCGTGGTGAATGGCATTCTCCGGTCAATTCAGCGAAACGGGCTTCGGAGTTTGGATGAGATCAACGATCCGACGCTCCGGCTGTCGATAGAAACAAGTCACCCGGAATGGTTGATCCGCCGATGGATCGGTCAGTACGGATTTGATAAAACGAAGGAAATGGCAATTGAAAACAATCTCGTTCCACGGCAGACCGTGCGGGTGAACCTGGCTGCCACCACGACAGAGGATGCCATTCGGGCGCTTGAAGCAGAAGGGCTCTCGGCAGAAAGGAGTCCCCGGATTCCTGAATGTCTGTTTGTATCAGGCGGACAGCCGGCAAAGACTGCTGCTTTTAAGTCCGGGCTCATCACAATTCAGGATGAAAGCTCGATGCTGCCGGTGTATGCGTTGCAGCCTGAACCGGGAATGACGGTTTTGGACATGTGTGCCGCTCCTGGCGGTAAAGCCACGCACATTGCTGAGAAAATGCAGAATACAGGTAAACTGTATGCAATGGATCTGCATCCGCATAAAGTAAAATTGATCGATGAAGCGGCGGCCCGGCTCGGCCACACAATCATTAAGACAGAAGCAGGAGATGCCCGCTCCAGCGGCGAACGTTTTGATGGAATACAGTTCGACCGGATTCTCCTTGACGCTCCATGTTCAGGTCTTGGGGTGATCAAGCGGAAGCCGGATATCAAATATACAAAGTCAGAAACTGATTTCCAGCGGCTGCAGGGAGTGCAGCTGGATTTGCTGAATGAAGCGGTGTATCTGCTGAAACCGCAGGGCATTCTTGTATACAGTACATGTACAGTGGATCAGGAAGAGAACAATGGAACTGTCGCACGTTTTTTAGAGACCCATCCCAATATGGAGCTGATCCCAGCTGCATTGCCGGGATCGCTGCGGGCGGATTCGCCTGTACAGATATTTCCGCAGGACTTTGGCGGTGATGGCTTCTTCGTTGCAGCATTCCAGAAAAGAGAGAGATAA
- the fmt gene encoding methionyl-tRNA formyltransferase, translating to MTRILFMGTPAFSVPILRMLKEEGYDIVAAVTQPDRPVGRKKVLTPPPVKKEAERLGIPVLQPERVRNPDELQQVLALAPDLIITAAFGQILPKELLEAPELGAINVHASLLPEYRGGAPIHQAVIDGKEETGVTIMYMAEALDAGDIISQVTVPISDEDDTGSLFEKLSDAGRELLKETLPAIINGTNERIPQDASLATFARNITREQERIDWTKPARSVFNHVRGLHPWPVAYTVLDGQNVKVWQVAETDRQETGKPGDIIEATDEAIFVQTGAGVIAVKELQLAGKKRLPAKDYANHPKFKAGGHFE from the coding sequence ATGACGCGGATTTTGTTCATGGGAACACCGGCGTTTTCAGTGCCAATCCTGCGGATGCTCAAAGAAGAAGGATACGACATCGTCGCGGCTGTAACTCAGCCGGACCGTCCGGTGGGCCGTAAAAAAGTGCTCACCCCGCCGCCCGTCAAGAAAGAAGCGGAGAGGCTGGGCATTCCGGTTCTGCAGCCTGAACGGGTCAGGAACCCGGATGAACTTCAGCAAGTGCTGGCGCTGGCACCTGATTTGATCATCACAGCAGCGTTCGGACAGATTCTGCCGAAAGAATTGCTGGAAGCACCTGAGCTCGGAGCGATCAATGTCCACGCTTCACTGTTGCCGGAGTACCGGGGAGGCGCGCCGATCCATCAGGCTGTCATTGATGGCAAGGAAGAGACCGGCGTGACGATCATGTATATGGCGGAAGCATTGGATGCCGGCGATATCATTTCGCAGGTGACCGTGCCGATCAGTGACGAAGACGATACAGGTTCGCTATTTGAGAAACTGAGTGACGCGGGCAGAGAACTGTTAAAAGAGACGCTGCCGGCAATCATCAATGGAACAAACGAGCGGATTCCCCAGGATGCGTCCTTGGCCACTTTTGCCCGGAATATTACACGGGAACAGGAACGGATTGACTGGACCAAGCCCGCTCGCTCGGTCTTTAATCATGTGCGCGGACTGCATCCATGGCCGGTTGCTTACACCGTGCTGGACGGACAGAATGTGAAAGTCTGGCAGGTGGCAGAAACTGACAGGCAAGAGACGGGAAAACCGGGTGACATCATCGAAGCAACGGATGAAGCGATCTTCGTGCAGACCGGCGCAGGCGTAATCGCCGTGAAGGAATTACAGCTGGCCGGCAAAAAACGGCTGCCTGCCAAAGACTATGCCAATCACCCGAAATTCAAAGCAGGTGGCCATTTCGAATGA
- the def gene encoding peptide deformylase, with translation MATRTIVTYPAEGLERKCRPVTEFDGTLGTLLDDMYSTMIEADGVGIAAPQVGEGIRAAIVDFGEGQEPIEMINPELIHAQGAETDLEGCLSFPGVYGYVERPDYVKIRAQERDGSWYELEAEGYEARAIQHEMDHLDGILFTGKISRYVTQEELDAMLEEEAEE, from the coding sequence ATGGCAACACGAACGATTGTAACTTATCCAGCTGAGGGGCTGGAGCGGAAATGCCGGCCTGTCACTGAATTTGACGGTACATTGGGCACTTTGCTGGATGATATGTACAGCACAATGATTGAAGCGGATGGCGTCGGTATCGCTGCACCACAGGTCGGAGAAGGGATTCGGGCAGCAATCGTCGATTTTGGCGAAGGTCAGGAACCGATTGAAATGATCAACCCGGAACTGATTCATGCCCAAGGTGCTGAGACGGACCTTGAGGGCTGCCTCAGTTTTCCGGGAGTGTACGGCTATGTGGAGCGGCCGGATTATGTCAAAATTCGGGCGCAGGAACGGGACGGTTCCTGGTATGAGCTTGAAGCGGAAGGATATGAAGCCCGCGCCATTCAACATGAAATGGATCATTTGGATGGCATTTTATTTACCGGAAAAATCTCCCGGTATGTAACACAGGAAGAACTGGATGCCATGCTCGAAGAGGAGGCGGAGGAATGA